Part of the Chloroflexota bacterium genome, CTCCGGCCGCTGCCGTGCCGTCCCCGGCCGCGCCGTCCCTGACTGATGGTGAGCCACGGATGTCGTGCGTGCGTCAGACAACGGCCCGGCGGCTCGACGCTGCGCTGGCCTCGGTGGCCGACGCCGCTGGGCTGGCCCAGGAGGTGGCGATGCTCCGCGCCTCGATCCGCCGGCTGGCGCAGCCGGCTGGCGAGACGGCCGAGCAGATCAAGGTGCTGGCCGAGCTGCGGCACCAGATCGAAGCGCTCTGCACGGCGCTGAAGACGCAGCAGGCACTGGCCGGGGATGACAACATCCGCGCAGCCGAGCTGGCCCGGGTGCTCGACGACCTGGGGGATCGACTGGGGGCGTCGCGATGAGTGCCTCTTCGACCCGTGCCTCTTCAACCCCTGCATCGTCAGCGGACACAGCGCCCCCCGCATCGGCGCCCCCCGCATCGTCGGCGGACGCAGCGCCCCACACTGCGCCGGATGCCCCGCCGAATGCCCCCGGCCTGCTCTACGATTCGGCGCTGACCGCGCGTGCGAACACGCTGGCGCTGGACCTCCAGGCTGGGCAGGCAGACGTGCTGCCGGAGCTGGTCGAGCTGTTCCAGCCGCTGCTCAAGCTGGCGGTCCGGCGCTATCGGAGCCGGTCGCTCTCGCTGCCGGCTGCCCTGGACCTGGACGACCTCCGACAGCAGGGCTGGCTGATCCTGGATGTGCTGGCCCGGCGCTGGGACCCGGCCGGCGGCGACTTCCCAGCCTACGTCCGCACGACCTTGCCCTGGGAGCTGTGGCGGTACGTCAAGGCCCAGACGCCCTCACGGCGGGCCAGGAGCGTCCGCGTCGACAACATCCAGCACGATATTCTGATGGACCGCCTGGAGGACCGGACCGGCACGGACGGCCGCCAGTGGGACGATCAGATCATTGCCGCCGAGATGCTGAGCGACCTGGACCCGATTGCCCGGTGGGTCTTCCTGCTGCGGCTCCTGGAGGATCGCTCGTTTCTGGACGTGGCGAAGGCGCTCCGGCTGACCCAGACGATGACCTATCGGGCGTACCTGCGGGCGCTCGATCAGCTCCGGCTGCGGGCCGGCCTGGAACTGGACCCTGACGATGCGCTGGGCCGGCTGCCCGGCCATCAGCCGGCTGTCGAGCGGCTGGTGGAGGCGCTCCACGCCGGGACGAGTCTCCACGGCCGGCTGCCGGGGCGGGCGGTCATCTGCGCGCAGACGGGCCTGTCCGAGGTGCGCTTCGCCCGGCTGATGGGGCTGCTGGTGACGAGCGGCTGTATCGTCGGGCGGACGGCACGGCAGCCGGGGCGGCTGGTGCATGCGACGGCCGCTGAGACGCTGGCGCACCTGCGTCGGCCGCCGGAGCAGCTGGCGCGACAACTGCTCCACCCCCGGGCGCAGCGCCCTGGTCGCTGCCGGCACGCGCCGCCTGATGGGTTACCGTGCCGCGACGAGCCGGACAAGGACGGCTTCGAGCTGGCGTAGCTCCTGGCTGACCGTCTCAGCAGCCTGTGTGAGCGAGGCCGCGGCCTGCGTGAGCGAGACCGCCTTCCCGGCTTCCGGGGGGCGGTCTCTGACTGTCTGGTCCGCCGGGCCCGACGTATCCAACGACGCCGCTTTCGCCAGCGTTTCGAGCGCGGAGCAGGCCGCGGCCAGCCGCATCGCGCCGATACTGCCAGCGCTGCCGGCCAGTGTGTGCGCCACGCGCACCACCTGCGGGATGTCCTGCCGGGCCATCCCCTCCTGGAGCAGCCGCCGCCGACGCGGAACCTCCTGAAGGAAGACTTCCACGACCTCCTGGTACGGTGCGCTGAGCCGGCCATCCACGATCAGCAGCACGTCGGGATCGAGGACCGGCAGGCTCGCCTGCGCCGGGGCTGGATCCGAGGCGTCCTCAGGGTCCGAGGCGAGTGGCGGGGCAGCGGCGACGTCGGAGGGCGGGGCTGCATCGGCGGACGAAGCGGGGGCTGCGGCCGGGGCTGTGGCTGAGGCTGTGGCAGTGGAAGACCCACGGTCTGCGGCAGGCGTCGGCGGCGTGTGCCTGACGCCCCAGCGCTCCAGGGTGGCGGCGAGCCGGGCGGCGTCCAGCGGCTTGGCGAGATGATCGTCCATGCCGGCGTCACGGGCGTGCTGGCGGGCGTCGTCGTCCGTCGCGGCGGTCAGCGCGACAATCGGCAGGCGAGGTCTCGGCTGCCCAGGCGTTGCGCTCGCCCTGTCGGCCTGCGACGCTACGGCCTCCTCGGCCAGCGACTGCGCGGCCTCCCACTGACGGATGGCGGCCGTCGCCGCGAAGCCGTCGAGGGTCGGCAACTGGCAGTCCATCAGCACCAGGGCGTAGGTCTGCGTTGTGACGGCATCGACGGCTGGCTGACCGTCGGTCACGGCGTCGGCCTGGACGCCGAGGCGCTCCAGCAGCCGCAATGCGATGCGCTGACTGACGCGGTCGTCCTCGACAAGGAGGACGCGAGGCTGGGAGATGGGGGGGATGGGAAGGGGGCTGGGCGTGACGGCCTTCCCCGCCCCAGCGACCGCGGTCTGCCGGGCCAGCCGTCCGAGGCTGTTCACCAGCCCGACAGACATTCCCATGGACGTCAGCAGCCCGGCTGCCAACGCCACCGCCGGCGAGGCTGTGACCCAGAGTATCCCGACCACCAGCAGCGGGACGATCACCACGATCAGGCTGACCGCGACCACCCAGGTGCGTAGGGGAACCTGAAACTGCCACCGCCGCGCCGCCATGCTGCTCAGGCGTCCGTTGGGCCGGGAGTGTGGGGCGACGCCGCCGTTGTATCCAGCAGGGCCAGCACCTCTGTATCCAGCAGGGCCAGCACCTCGGTCAGCCGCCGAATCTGGTGGTCGAAGCCGGTGCTCGTGCCGTAGTCGCCGCTCTGGTGCGGCTGCTCGATCTTGACGGCCAGCATCCCGAGTTGCTGCGCCGCGTCCAGCTCGGCGAAGGCGCCATCGGCCACGAACATGGTCTCGGCCACCGGGACGCCAAGGGCCTCGACTGCCTGCTGGTAGATGGCAGGGTCCGGCTTCATCACGCCGACCTCGCAGGAGCGGACGACGGCGCTCAGGTACGGGGCCAGCCCGATCCGTTCGAGCAGGTCGCCGTGCGCCGAGCAGTTGCTGAGCAGCCCGAGCGCGTACCCACGGTCCTGCAACGCGGCGAGTGTCGGCAACGTCTCGGGATAGAGCGTGACGGCGCTCACCCAGCCGTCGATCTCGCGCTCGGCCAGTTCACGCAGCAGCGCGGGCGAGGCATCTGCGCCAGCCTGTCGGAGCATGGTCCGCAGCTCGTCCTCCAGCCCGCCGAGCCGCCCGAGCATCCGGTCCAGCACGTTCTCACGCCAGAGCTGGCCCCAGGCGTCTGGATCGACGCCCGCGTGGACGGCCATCGCGCGGCGCACCTCAGCCAGCGCCGCGCCATTCAGATAGAGCAGCGTGTCGAACAGGTCGAAGAGGACAGCACGGATCATCGGGACCAGTGTACCGCCTACACGGTGTCCGAGCAGATCATGCCTCCAGCCGAGACGCTCTCGGGCACAAGAGTAGCAAGCTTGTGATGCTCGCCCTACCCAAAAGACGGACTCTGAACGAATGGATCTACTGAAAGCCTCACTACGCTGAGCCATACTGACAGTGCAGGGCGGATATCACGGGCGCGTCACAGCAGAGCACTATTGAAATTCGCCGTGTGTGGCACTCTACCAGTGCAGGAGCAGAAGGCGAGCGGTGAGATGCAGGTAGACAATCGTCAAATCGCCACCTATCCAACGACCGGGGAGGGGCTGTCTGCAAGCAGCCGCTGGCGTCCATCTCCTGAGGCAGTCGGCGGGGCTATCGCTGGGGGTACCACCGGCGCGGCGCTGTGGGGGTCACTTGGCGCGCTTGCCGGCATGGTTGTCGGTGCGGCAGTTGCGACAACCACGATGCGACGCTTTGCTCCCCGCATGCACTAGCCTGGCGCCTCCGTGCTGTATTTCCTGGGGATAGTCCTGACCTCGCTTTCTTCGCCCTTGGTTCATATCGCCGTTGGAGGGCTGGCGACGCACTCGATGCACCGTATCTCACGCGCCTCGTGTGGGTATCAGTCGGCCTGGGCATGGGTGTCGGTACTGTGACGGCGCCGGCACTCTGGGTACTGATCCCCTATTCGCTGTTTGGCGGTGCCATTGAGAGCAATCTGCCACCAGGCGCGACCCCAGGCTTCTTGCTCGGCCTGCTTGTTATCGGCGCACTCATGACGCTGGTGTACGTCTTCATCGGTTACCGCGATCACGTATTTCCCTATCGGATGATTGAGGACAGCTACAGGCCGAGAATCTTGATCCCGATAGCAGCGTCAGGCCACTTCAGCGCAATCCCGAAGATTCCCCTGAGTGACATCACCCAGTCCACGCTGATGACGCGGAGGTTGGCCGCGTTTCCATGAACACTCCAGAAAGACAACAGGCCTCTGAAGAGGCGCCCTTGTCACCCTCCGCCCAGGGGCAGTGTACGAGTCTGATGACAGCCGTCGCTCCAGTGCTGAAGCGCGCCGGCTTCCGCAAGCAGCGGCAGCTCTTTACTCGGTATGAGGATGGGAACATCGGTGTCGTCCAGTTCCAGAAGAGCGCGTCGGCAACACAGGACCGGGTGACGTTCACCACCAACCTGGGAGTGTGGTCAGTGCTCGTGTCCGCGTCTGAGGGACGACGACGAACTGCTGCCCTGGTGACCGAGCCAGATTGTCACTGGCGGGCACGTATCTGGACGTTGCTCCCTGCCCGGCAGGACAGGTGGTGGGAGATCACGCCGGAGACGGACATCGACGTGCTGGCTGCGGAGATCCGTGCCATCTTGGAGCAGGTCGCCATACCAACGGTGGTTGCACGCACGCCGGACACGGGCCTACGCGACCACTGGCTCGCGGGCGGGAGCGCAGGCACGACCGAGTTCTGCCGGCTGACCTCCCTGACGACCTGGTTCGGGCGCTGGGCCCTGAAGAAGCGTACGACGGCATCGAGCAGGCACTGCGCGACATCGAGGCGACGCGAGCTGAACGGCTGGCTGCCCAGCGTGCGGAGCTGGCGCGCGCGCTCCAGGAACTGGCCCCACACCTACGGATCGAGTGATGAGCCGCGGGTCAGCCGTACTGCTCCAGGATGCGCCAGAGCTCGTCGCGGTGCACGGACTCGGCGGGGACGGGGCGGCCCCGTACCAGCACCGTCCGCGCGCCGCTGGTGACCCGCCCGATGGGCGTGGCCGGAATCCGATGCTCGGCAAGGCCGGCCAACATCCGCGAGAGGTCCGGGCAGGCGATCAGCATCGCGCCGCTGGAGATCAGTTTCAGCGGGTCCGCGCCGAAGGCGGCGCACACCTGCCGGGTCTCGTCCAGGATCGGGACGGCTGAGGCGTCGATCTCGAAGCCGTAGCCAGATGCTTCGGCCAGCTCCCAGAGCGCGCCGAGCACGCCACCTTCGGTCGGATCGTGCAGGGCCGTCGCCCCCAGCTTCGCCGCCTCGATGCCATCGCGCACCACGCTGATCCGGGCGCTGAAGCCCTGCGCCCGCGCGATGGCCTCCGGGGTCATCTTGCCGTCGAGATGGGCGGCCAGATCGGTGGCGAGGATGGCGGTGCCCTCCAGGCCAGCCCACTTCGTCAGCAAGAGCGTGTCGCCGGGGCGCGCCCCGCCGGAGGTCACCAACTGCTCGCGGGGCGCGCGTCCGACCGCCGTCATCGAGATGATCGGCGAGACGACGCCCGGCGCGACCTCGGTGTGGCCGCCCAGCACCTCGATGCCCAGCTCCAGCGCCGCCCGGTGGATGTCCATCATCACCTGGGCTACGTCGGCCTCGTCGGCGGTGGGCGGAAAGATGAGGGTTGCCAGCACGCCGACCGGCCGCGCGCCCATCGCCGCGATGTCGTTGCAGGAGACGTGGACGGCGTACCAGCCGGCCGACGAGCCTGCGCCGGT contains:
- a CDS encoding AIR synthase family protein, with the protein product MKTGKLDPAALRRLVLDRLGVRRDDVVVHARLGEDAAAVAFGDEVCVLSSDPITGAGSSAGWYAVHVSCNDIAAMGARPVGVLATLIFPPTADEADVAQVMMDIHRAALELGIEVLGGHTEVAPGVVSPIISMTAVGRAPREQLVTSGGARPGDTLLLTKWAGLEGTAILATDLAAHLDGKMTPEAIARAQGFSARISVVRDGIEAAKLGATALHDPTEGGVLGALWELAEASGYGFEIDASAVPILDETRQVCAAFGADPLKLISSGAMLIACPDLSRMLAGLAEHRIPATPIGRVTSGARTVLVRGRPVPAESVHRDELWRILEQYG
- a CDS encoding sigma-70 family RNA polymerase sigma factor; this translates as MSASSTRASSTPASSADTAPPASAPPASSADAAPHTAPDAPPNAPGLLYDSALTARANTLALDLQAGQADVLPELVELFQPLLKLAVRRYRSRSLSLPAALDLDDLRQQGWLILDVLARRWDPAGGDFPAYVRTTLPWELWRYVKAQTPSRRARSVRVDNIQHDILMDRLEDRTGTDGRQWDDQIIAAEMLSDLDPIARWVFLLRLLEDRSFLDVAKALRLTQTMTYRAYLRALDQLRLRAGLELDPDDALGRLPGHQPAVERLVEALHAGTSLHGRLPGRAVICAQTGLSEVRFARLMGLLVTSGCIVGRTARQPGRLVHATAAETLAHLRRPPEQLARQLLHPRAQRPGRCRHAPPDGLPCRDEPDKDGFELA
- a CDS encoding DUF4304 domain-containing protein; protein product: MTAVAPVLKRAGFRKQRQLFTRYEDGNIGVVQFQKSASATQDRVTFTTNLGVWSVLVSASEGRRRTAALVTEPDCHWRARIWTLLPARQDRWWEITPETDIDVLAAEIRAILEQVAIPTVVARTPDTGLRDHWLAGGSAGTTEFCRLTSLTTWFGRWALKKRTTASSRHCATSRRRELNGWLPSVRSWRARSRNWPHTYGSSDEPRVSRTAPGCARARRGARTRRGRGGPVPAPSARRW
- a CDS encoding response regulator → MAARRWQFQVPLRTWVVAVSLIVVIVPLLVVGILWVTASPAVALAAGLLTSMGMSVGLVNSLGRLARQTAVAGAGKAVTPSPLPIPPISQPRVLLVEDDRVSQRIALRLLERLGVQADAVTDGQPAVDAVTTQTYALVLMDCQLPTLDGFAATAAIRQWEAAQSLAEEAVASQADRASATPGQPRPRLPIVALTAATDDDARQHARDAGMDDHLAKPLDAARLAATLERWGVRHTPPTPAADRGSSTATASATAPAAAPASSADAAPPSDVAAAPPLASDPEDASDPAPAQASLPVLDPDVLLIVDGRLSAPYQEVVEVFLQEVPRRRRLLQEGMARQDIPQVVRVAHTLAGSAGSIGAMRLAAACSALETLAKAASLDTSGPADQTVRDRPPEAGKAVSLTQAAASLTQAAETVSQELRQLEAVLVRLVAAR
- a CDS encoding HAD family hydrolase; this translates as MIRAVLFDLFDTLLYLNGAALAEVRRAMAVHAGVDPDAWGQLWRENVLDRMLGRLGGLEDELRTMLRQAGADASPALLRELAEREIDGWVSAVTLYPETLPTLAALQDRGYALGLLSNCSAHGDLLERIGLAPYLSAVVRSCEVGVMKPDPAIYQQAVEALGVPVAETMFVADGAFAELDAAQQLGMLAVKIEQPHQSGDYGTSTGFDHQIRRLTEVLALLDTEVLALLDTTAASPHTPGPTDA